The Acinetobacter pittii genome contains a region encoding:
- the pqqD gene encoding pyrroloquinoline quinone biosynthesis peptide chaperone PqqD, with amino-acid sequence MNKGQFDLNLVPTWRQGYRFQFEPAQNGFVILYPEGMIKLNESAGAIGQYIDGQQNVSTIIAQLKQKFGDIAEIDQDVVDYMLVAKQQHWIDLV; translated from the coding sequence AAAGGGCAGTTTGATTTAAACCTTGTGCCGACATGGCGACAAGGTTACCGTTTTCAGTTCGAGCCAGCTCAAAATGGTTTTGTGATTTTATATCCTGAAGGCATGATCAAGTTAAATGAAAGTGCAGGAGCAATCGGGCAATATATTGATGGGCAGCAAAATGTTTCTACAATTATTGCCCAGTTAAAGCAAAAGTTTGGTGATATTGCTGAGATTGATCAAGATGTAGTGGACTACATGCTCGTCGCAAAGCAACAACACTGGATTGATTTAGTATGA